From the Natrarchaeobaculum aegyptiacum genome, one window contains:
- a CDS encoding NAD-dependent epimerase/dehydratase family protein, which yields MIDGTLTGKRVLVTGGAGFIGSHLTRSLVDENDVRVLDSLTTGDRSNVPPAATLIEGDVREEETLSRAMTDVDVVFHEAALVSVDQSIDDPTASHEINVRATLSLLEAARDYDARVVLASSAAIYGSPDSVPIAEDEPKDPASPYGIEKHAVDQYARRYHDLYGLETVALRYFNVYGPGQVAGDYSGVISIFVEQALAGDPITVEGDGEQTRDFVAVDDVVRANHLAATTDSVGTAYNVGTGTAITIRELAEVIRDLTGTDSEIVHVDPRAGDVDHSRADISRANDHLGFEPTVTVRDGLERTIEWYRDRTEAFN from the coding sequence ATGATCGACGGCACGCTCACCGGGAAGCGCGTACTGGTAACCGGCGGTGCCGGCTTTATCGGTAGCCACCTCACCCGGTCGCTCGTCGACGAAAACGACGTTCGCGTACTCGACTCGCTCACGACTGGCGATCGGTCGAACGTTCCGCCAGCGGCGACGCTCATCGAAGGAGACGTTCGCGAGGAGGAGACGCTCTCGAGGGCGATGACGGACGTCGACGTCGTCTTCCACGAAGCGGCACTCGTGAGCGTCGACCAGTCGATCGACGATCCCACCGCGAGCCACGAAATCAACGTCCGGGCGACGCTCTCGCTGCTCGAGGCCGCCCGCGACTACGACGCCCGGGTCGTCCTGGCCTCGAGTGCGGCGATCTATGGCTCACCGGACTCGGTCCCGATCGCCGAAGACGAGCCGAAAGACCCGGCCTCGCCGTACGGAATCGAAAAGCACGCCGTCGACCAGTACGCGCGCCGCTATCACGATCTCTACGGGCTCGAGACCGTCGCCCTCCGGTACTTCAACGTCTACGGGCCGGGCCAGGTCGCGGGTGATTACAGCGGCGTCATCAGCATCTTCGTCGAGCAGGCGCTCGCGGGCGACCCCATCACCGTCGAGGGTGACGGCGAGCAGACGCGGGACTTCGTCGCCGTCGACGACGTCGTCCGCGCGAACCACCTTGCGGCGACGACCGACAGCGTCGGCACCGCGTACAACGTCGGAACCGGGACCGCGATCACGATCCGCGAACTGGCCGAGGTAATCCGTGATCTCACCGGGACCGATTCGGAGATCGTCCACGTCGATCCCAGAGCGGGCGACGTCGATCACTCGAGAGCCGACATCTCGCGGGCGAACGACCACCTGGGATTCGAGCCGACGGTGACCGTTCGCGACGGACTCGAACGAACGATCGAGTGGTACCGCGACCGTACAGAGGCGTTCAACTGA
- a CDS encoding polysaccharide lyase — protein sequence MVDRTPNHGLHLYEPGETDWSHSPDMETIEKRLVVRALDADRSAYEPHPGATFVAIDTFAVYDGDGSRWVPATREYETVRTTDGRTGHLAVDDAFRVPEYDDRAEMIGTIDGGHAYLGLVDGSLEVIDATSVSEIGDQYVHVAFDDEAHVGSRPDRNEIVPDPSGLGDVLRVAFPEEGDVYGASWSYHVGDYFEVDYDDPVEDAHARFEVYFPGAFEYYDLHPHGGGKLPGFADRRNPEAEDSAGWGSRDPRDDDRDGWGGRLNFYKPGHSWGDETSGVAGLGTQLSHYASSADGYSEAVGGGPLGEAPGRWVQVDQYVEMNDPGEANGLLVVWVDGELLYDKDDVMYRDEDATFLGAHEFWFNVYYGGSHGAQRDDEWLAFRDLELWWDRGPQLSLSGDSDGSVS from the coding sequence GTGGTAGACCGCACGCCGAACCACGGGCTGCACCTGTACGAACCCGGAGAGACGGACTGGTCGCACTCACCGGACATGGAGACGATCGAGAAACGGCTCGTCGTTCGTGCACTCGACGCCGACCGATCCGCGTACGAACCACACCCCGGTGCGACGTTCGTCGCGATCGACACCTTCGCCGTCTACGACGGGGACGGCTCGCGGTGGGTGCCCGCGACACGAGAGTACGAGACGGTTCGTACGACCGATGGACGGACGGGCCACCTCGCAGTCGACGACGCATTCCGCGTCCCCGAGTACGACGACCGTGCCGAGATGATCGGCACCATCGACGGCGGCCACGCCTATCTCGGTCTCGTCGACGGCTCACTCGAGGTGATCGACGCCACCTCGGTTTCCGAGATCGGTGACCAGTACGTCCACGTCGCGTTCGACGACGAGGCACACGTGGGCTCTCGTCCCGATCGAAACGAGATCGTTCCGGACCCGAGCGGTCTCGGAGACGTCTTGCGAGTCGCATTTCCAGAGGAAGGTGACGTCTACGGCGCGTCGTGGTCCTACCACGTCGGAGACTACTTCGAGGTCGATTACGACGACCCCGTCGAGGATGCCCACGCCCGGTTCGAGGTGTACTTCCCCGGGGCGTTCGAGTACTACGACCTCCACCCACACGGTGGTGGAAAACTTCCCGGATTCGCCGACCGCCGAAACCCCGAGGCAGAAGACAGTGCCGGGTGGGGCAGTCGTGACCCACGGGACGACGACCGGGACGGCTGGGGTGGTCGGCTCAACTTCTACAAACCCGGCCACTCCTGGGGGGACGAGACCAGCGGTGTCGCCGGTCTCGGAACCCAGCTCTCTCACTACGCGTCGTCCGCTGACGGATACAGCGAGGCCGTCGGCGGTGGACCACTGGGCGAGGCGCCGGGACGATGGGTCCAGGTCGACCAGTACGTCGAGATGAACGACCCCGGCGAGGCAAACGGCCTCCTCGTCGTCTGGGTCGACGGTGAACTCCTCTACGACAAAGACGACGTCATGTACCGCGACGAAGACGCCACCTTCCTCGGCGCACACGAGTTCTGGTTCAACGTCTACTACGGCGGCAGTCACGGCGCACAGCGAGACGACGAGTGGCTCGCCTTCCGCGACCTCGAGCTCTGGTGGGACCGTGGCCCCCAGTTATCGCTTTCCGGGGATTCCGACGGTTCGGTCAGTTGA